Within the bacterium genome, the region TATAATCGTAAGGACTATTAGGAAGTTAATCTTCATATTAAGTTTGTCAATCTCTCCTTTAAGTTCTGTCCTTACAACCTGCAAATCAGCCTTTGAGGCAAGCTCTTTTGTTAGTTCATCCCTTAATTCAAGCTTTTTAGAAATGGCAAGAGAAGATGCTTTTTCCTCTATAACATCAAGTCCAACCTCTATAGCAGATGCAACCTTGTCTGCCTCTTCCTTTCCAAGCCTTCCCTCAAGATACTGATATATATCTAGTGCTATTGCCTGTGCCATACAATAAATCTATCATAGAGATATTTATCCTGTCAAGGAAAACAAAAAGGGAAGGATTGTGTCCTTCCCTTTGTCTTAAAAACCCTAACGTCCCTTATCCCTTAAAATTTGGTTAAAAGCTCACACCTTAGCATGGTTGCAGCGTCAGAACCATTGATGAGATCGCCGGGGGAAAATCTTGCATAGGTTCCTGTTATGCTTGTTGTATCAGAATACTTGTAGGAGCAAGAAAGGTCAAGCTCGCTTCCTAAGTTTGTTTTTCCACCCCTTTTTTCAGCGGTTGAGAAGTTGGTGTAGGAGATGCCTAAGGTAATGTTATCAATTGCCTCAGGGGTTATCTGTGCATTGATGTTAAAGTCCTTTCTTCCATTTACCCCGGTCATTGTATTAAATGTGCCTATACCCTGATCGACCAATGCGGCATAGTAGTCAAGGTTAGGGGTAATTCCGGTATAGCTCTTTGAACCAGCAACATTACCTACCATCTCACTACCCGACATCTTAAGGTAGCTTCCCTCAAGAGAGAGCTTGCCTAGCCCTTCAACCTCTGTGGTATAGCCAAGGCATACCCGATATGCATGTGCCTTTATATCAGCATCTCTGGTGTTTTGTGTGCCAGTCTGCCTAGCATACTCTGCTGAGTAATTAAGGGTAGAGGCAATATCAAGTGAACCTGAGACCTTTCCACCAATAACATTGTTCTTCTGATTCAAGGTTTTGTTTGCCATATGAGTAATTGCTCTATACCCATAGCCGGCAAGGTCAATCCCACCCAATAGGTCAAGGTTGATTGAGCCGTTTAAACCCTGGATGTCGGTGTCAGTGTCATTGGCATTACCATTCTCTACTGTCTTTCCACAAATTCCGCTTAAGGATAGGTTCCCCAGCTTCGCACTAGCCTTTTTGGCATCAATGGCATCATACCATAAGACGAGCTCTCTGTTTAGCTCTCCAATCCCCTGTCTTCCTAAGGAAAGGTCAGCCAGACCTGCCACATCGTCAATGGTAAAATAGGCATGGCGAAGGGCAATGTTGTCTTGAAGCTTGTTAAGATTACCTGCTCCTTGGTTTGCCCAATAGGTTGGAGTTCCATCTGCCTTCTGCAAGCAGATATGGGCACCTACCCCATCGGATAGCTCACTGTCTAACCATACCCTTACCCTGTGCTTTACATGGGAATCCTTGTCGTCAGCCAAAGGAGCATTCGTAACATCAAAGTTTTTGAAATCCCCTACATTGTTTATCTCTTCTCCCCTTACCCTGATCTCTCCCTTTACATTAATCTTTGGCATCTTTGCCAAGACTGGTAATGCGACAATCATTATTGCCGCTAAACTTAATAAGGCTTTTTTCATCCTTTTTACCTCCTAAATATAAATTTCCTGTTTTCACAGGTAATATCTTTTTTAATATATAAGCCCTGGCTCTTTCCAAAAAGCAACCACCTCCATTTAGCCAAGATTAGGGCTAAAAATATATATTGACACCATT harbors:
- a CDS encoding alginate export family protein, with amino-acid sequence MKKALLSLAAIMIVALPVLAKMPKINVKGEIRVRGEEINNVGDFKNFDVTNAPLADDKDSHVKHRVRVWLDSELSDGVGAHICLQKADGTPTYWANQGAGNLNKLQDNIALRHAYFTIDDVAGLADLSLGRQGIGELNRELVLWYDAIDAKKASAKLGNLSLSGICGKTVENGNANDTDTDIQGLNGSINLDLLGGIDLAGYGYRAITHMANKTLNQKNNVIGGKVSGSLDIASTLNYSAEYARQTGTQNTRDADIKAHAYRVCLGYTTEVEGLGKLSLEGSYLKMSGSEMVGNVAGSKSYTGITPNLDYYAALVDQGIGTFNTMTGVNGRKDFNINAQITPEAIDNITLGISYTNFSTAEKRGGKTNLGSELDLSCSYKYSDTTSITGTYARFSPGDLINGSDAATMLRCELLTKF